A region of the Gemmatimonas sp. UBA7669 genome:
ACGGAGGCGGGATTCGAGGTGCGCACGGCAAATCGCCAAGGAACCGAAATTATTCACGCCACGATTGTCAACGAGGTTCTTGGAGCGGACTTGGCGATCTGCGATCTCACGGAGCACAACCCTAACGTACTTTTCGAACTAGGGATGCGTCTTGCGCATGAGTTGCCTGTCGCATTGATCCACGCTGAGGGCACGGACCGAGTGTTCGATGTGGACAATGTGCTGCGAGTGCTGGCGTACAGCCCCAACCTCTGGCGTACGACGATCGAGTCAGACGTACCTGCGCTCAAGGCGCACGTGGAGGCCACTTGGGAAAATCGAGAGAAGAACGAGACATACCTCGGCGTACTGAAGAAGCTCCGGACCGCGAAGTGACACCTAACGATGCCTGCTGCAGTCGGACGCCTTTTCGGAAGCTCGCCGCGCGCGCATCGAGTTGGAGCGCCCGCTGCAGAAGCCGGCGTTAGGCGTCGCTAGCGTTCCCCAAAGGCTGCCCATGCGTGACCCTAGATTTTCGGCTTTCTTTCGGCTAGAATTAGAAGTCCTCTTTGGGAGATCCCGATGAACATGGTGCAGCGCAAAGCTCCTGTCTTCCCGATGTGCAAAGTCGCGGAGTACTCGGTTTCTGCGAGCTCCACTCGGCGGCGGTCATTGGTTCGAGCACAGATAAAGCAGGTATTGGATGACTCTGAAAAGCGCCGCTGGTGGTATGTCGAGGCGAAGACGGAGATCCGGAAGTATTTGCGGCTGCCACTGAGTACTCGCCGCGATCTAACCGCAGGCGCGAATCGACTCCGAGATTCGGCGGCTTCCGAAGCGAAGAAGTCCAAGCAGGACTCCCTGCTGGGTTCCGCCCGCGCGATTGAAGCTTTCGCACCGATCGCGGATTCAGTTCGGTCGGACAAGGTCATCGCTTCGGCGGGACAGCGTGAGGGTGCGCGAATTCAGCGCGGCAATGTCCAGATCGTTGTAGCTCCCGACCTCCTGCTCCTTGAGCGTGGTACCGAGAGAGTCGTCGGTGCGATCAAGCTACACGCCTCACAAGAGTTCAAGCTTAGCGGCGAGGCGTTACTGAACGCGTCGTCGATTCTCTACACGTATCTCGGCGAGCACGGGGATCACCCCGTCAAAGCACACTGCAAAGTTGTGGACTTGTTTGCTCCTGCGTGCGAGGCTGCACCGGCCAGCCTCAAACGTCGCATGCAGGCAGTTGAAGCGGCTTGCCAGGAAATTGAAGGCTGGTGGGATGCGATGTACGACGAAATCCGATTGGAGATGGAAGCCAAACACCGTAGAGCAGAGTAGCGCACTCGGTGTCCGCAGTGAACCGTGACGCCTGACCTTGCGTTGCCCCTGATAGGGCCATTGAGGATTGCTCCCTGTTCGCTGCGCTCACTGGTCGCGTTCTGTTGAAGGGCCCTGCAAGAGAACGTGAGCGTTAAACAATTGGCCTTCAACGTCTATGTCCTTTATCCCCGAAGTACGCCTCGCGGTCAATCAGTACGTCGACGCGCATCTGCCTTCCGCCGCTTGGTACTCTCGGTACTTCGATTTTGTGGCAGACGCCGAGTTGGCTGATCGCCTGTCTGAGGAGTTTAGGGCGGCGCGGTCAGTATATAAGTTGCTGCGCGGCCTCGACCCCACTGATTGGTTACAGCGCGCCCAAGTGCGAATGCAGGTACTGCAGTACGCATCCATATATGAGGCGGTGATCCATCATCTTCTCTTCGATCGCTTCAGTGACGAATCAAGTGTACGCGAGCTTGTGGAGTTCAAAGTCCTCAAACGTATCTCGATTCCAACCGCTAAGTTGGAGATGCTAAGAACTGCGCTGAGCCACAACGGACAGGAGATAATTCCAACGTATCAAGGAATCGGTCGGAATGACGAGACTAAGGTTCGCTTCGATGCTAAGGTCGATTGCGCTGTAAGGCTTGGCCTTCTTGACGTAGGGCTTGCAGCGGAGATCGCCCAGATCTACGAAGCGCGGAATGCCGTCCACATTCACGCCGAACTTCGCAAAGGTCTTCAGTACGAGATTGAGCTTGCGCGGATGGCCTATCGACGAATGGAGCCCTTCCGTGACCAGCTGGTAGCTTCACTCCGTCTTCGCGGTAAGCTTCCTGAAGGTGGGGGGCAGCCAATGACATTCAGCGAGCGGGACGTCTAAAGATCGATGAAGCTGACAAAGGCGCCCAGCGATAATGCCTTTAGTGTACTTCAAACTTGCGCCTTCGCGGCTTAGTTTTGGCGTTCGCCAACGTCCCGGACTCCTGTCCTCACGCAAGTCAGCTAGCTGAACTTTCCCCCAACAGCGAGGCGAATCGTTGCGCTACGACCTGTTCATTTGTCATGCATCAGAGGACAAGTCCACCATCGCCCGAGCGCTCGCTGAGTCGCTCGTTGCTCAGGATCTTGCTGTGTGGTATGACGAGTATTCGCTTCTCATCGGAGATTCGATTCGTCAAGCAATCGATCGTGGGCTATCAGAGTCTCGATTCGGTGTGGTCATCCTTAGTCCGGCATTCTTCGCAAAGCGGTGGACTCAGTACGAGCTAGACGGGATTGTGAACAGGGAAATGATTGCTCCAACGAGCGTCCTGCTTCCGGTCTGGCACAACGTCACCGCTGACATTGTCGCAGCATACTCTCCTTCCTTAGCCGGACGGGTTGGGGCAGATACGTCGAATGGTGTTTCTGCGGTTGTCGATGAGATCTTGAAGGTTGTGAGGCCGCGAGCAAGTCCACTGGTCGTCGCTCGAGAGGAGTTGGTTCGCAGAGGTGTAACTCCCCCCACCATAGCGAATGAGTTCTGGCTCGACGTTGTCGAGGCCGCAAATCGAGTTCCCGCAACCGGAGCCGCTGTGCCAGACGAGTCGACATGGGGTCGATGGAGTTTCCCCCTGCCGGGCGTAGATGGCACACCTGAGCAGCGTGGTTTTCGACTAGCGTGGACAGCAATGCAACTTGCCTGGACCACAGACGCGGATCACACGCCAATAGAACTGTGCACCCGACCCGAGGAAATTTGGAGCTTCTTGAATCGGAATGCCGGGCTTCTGGAAGTGTGCAAGAAGTTCCCTGAGCTAGTCGCCGAGTACGCGCCGCAGGCCACGATTCGAAACTTTGGAGGCCCGCTCGAATCGCTCTTCGATGAGGCGGCTCGCATGTCACCGCACGATGCTGATTCTGCCGAGTTGTGGTGCCTCCGGTCGCCCACGTTTCTCGGGCTCTCTCCGAGCAGAGTCGCTTACGCTTATTTCAGCGGAGGCATCTTCGGGCCGGAGGTACGTTTGCACGAAGGTGCAGACTACCTCTTCTGGCTTCTCTCACAGTCGAGCAAATGGCTCCCTGAAAATATCCACCAAGTTCTACTTCTCGGCATGAGCCAGATTAAGCATGTGTGGCTGTGGCACGGGTGGGGTTCCGGTGACGGCGAAGCGTGGGAGCACCAAGGTGCTTTCGCGGAGCAGTTGTACGCGGCCGAGGAAAGCGCACGTACCAATTTCTCGTGGACCGAGAAGACGAGATCCGATGTTCGCGGACGAAGCCAGCGCGCGATCGAGCGCCTTGGTTTGGACTCGACGCCAGACGAACTTACCAATCGCTTCATAGATGCTGGAGTAGCGGCCATTTCTCTTCGCTTTTCGGCTGAACGAATGGCCTCTGGAAGAGCACGCCTTGTCGAATAGCTGGCTGCGTTACGCTGGCTGACTTCGCGCCCGACGTCCATCAGGAGACCTAACATATGACAGCACCGAGAGCCTTTCAGGCACGAGTCAATCCTCTAGCCTTCCCTGAGGTAGACGAGCCTTTCGCGAGCATCGTCAACCAGCCGGTGAGCGCGGAAGCAGTACTCCGCTTTGCAACCGGAATCGACGTGGTAAGCGACCTCGATAGCACGATCGCACGGTATCGTGAAATTAGCCCGGAGCCGATGCAACTTAGCTTCGCGCCACTCGATCGTCGCGTAGATCAGAAGTTGATTTCACCGCTTCGTGCGGCGAAGGCCGCGTACATGCTTGGAACACCGATGGCAACAGTAGCGCTCAGCGGAGCGGTTGCCGAGATGGTCGCCGTACTCATATGGGAAATGGCGGAAGTCACAGTGAATGGAGAATCAATCACAACCGATTTAGAGCTTGCGCTTTTCGGATATGCGTTTGAGAAGCTTGGTCAAGAGCGGCGCGTCTCGGTCCTTAAGGCCTACGGATTGATCCCACATGAGGCTGTGGACGACTTCACCCAGATACGACTGCTTCGGAAGAAGTATCTCCACTTGTGGTCTCAGGATTATGGCTCGCTGACCGTTGATGCGGTGTCATGCTATCACGCCGCAGTAAGGCTAGCCGTGCGTGCAATCGGTCAAATCGGCGATGGCGGCATGATTGCGCTCACGGGGGCAATGCTGCGCTACTTGGAACGGGCGGGTCACTTAGAAGACACCGACTTCCGAGATTCATTAGAACAACCAAGGCGAGAACCAGACTCTGACACCGCTGTCTGACGAATCACTGCTGCCGACAGGGCGTGTTCGGTACGCGGCTGGCTCACTCCGCTCGCTTGCCGCATAATTTTCAGGCCCTGCGTCAGAACTTCGCGTAAATCGGCAAACCTTGGAGGTCCGATGCAAGTCAGTCGAGTGCTCAGGGGAGTTGTCGGGACTGCCCTTACGTGGGGAGTGGCTTTCACCGTGCTCGCCGCTCCGGCGCTGCTCTGGATGTTCACCCACGTACCGGCAAACGAGAGCGCCCTCGGACAGGTCTGGCGTTGGTCTACGGAGTACTTCCCGATCGCGTTCCGCCAGGGCGCACTGCTCGGGGCTGGCTACGCGGGCGCCCTACTCCTGCTTGGCCGTCGACCGCGCTCGGTACACGACTTCTCGTACGTCACTGTTGGTATTATCGGGGGACTGGCCGCCGTCGCTACCACCGTCGTCGGCAAGCTCGCCGGCGTCGGGGTGATCACGGGCCCGCTGATCTTGCTCTTGGGAGTCACTACGTCCACGCTCTCACTGGCGATCGCCAGGCGCGCTCCTGAGGGCCGCGTCCTTCATTCGCCGGACGAGGGACGGCTACCGGCCGCTTAACGGGTCGTTGTGGCCGACGGGGCTGGGATCGTGGTGGCGACTGGCTCATTTCGTTCGGCTGTCGCATTGTTATGGGGCCCCGCGGCAGAGTATTGTGTTCCGAGGCCCACTACTCGAGAGAATCATGCGAATCCTTGATCACCCCTTGAGCACCCGGCGCTTCCTGCAGATTGGCTTGGTTGTCGCCGGCGCAGTCACTGGCGCGGTCTTCGGCCTTGTCCTAACCCGGCTCGGCAAGATCGCGACGGGCGCCCCGCCAACGACTATTGCGAACTATCTGTGGAATGCCGCCGTCTTTGGTGCCATCGCGGCGGTCGTGAGCCCGGTGTTCACGTGGTCGGAGCTCCGCCCGGTACCGCTCTGGCGTACGCTCGTTGAGCCGCTCGCCGCCGCAGTCGCTGGCGGCTGTGCCGCGGTGATCATCGGAGTGCCGGTGCTGATTCTTGTGTTGCCGCCGCTTGGCCTTGGGTTGGGCATCGCCAATCTCCGGCGCCGGTATCCGGACAACGTCAACGCCCAAGCGTTGGCAGCAGGTCCGGAAATGCCGCGTGTCGGGGAGTGGCCGACCGCACCGTTCCATGAAAAACGAATCTCTGCACAACGTATCGCTGCTGCCGACCGGACAACCATAAGATTTCGGCTGGCTCACTCCGTTCGCCTGTCGCAATATGGCCGGGCTCCGGGCCAGAGCTTGGCGTTGGACTAAACTCATACGTCAACCAGTCAACATGAATATCGTTCGCAGTATAAAAAATGTCCTCGGTGTCGTAGTGCTGGCTTCGACCGCGCAGTCGCTACTCGCGCAAAGCACGTTCGCGCCGGTTGCCGAAGCGGTCACCGTGCCGCGCGCACCGGGGCACCTCGAGGGCACCCTGCTCGTACCTCGCACGAGTACGCCGGTGCCTGTCGTATTGCTCATCGCCGGCTCCGGTGCGACGGACCGCGACGGGAACGGGCCGGGCTACGCGCCCGGGACACTCCGCCAACTTGCCGAATCACTTGCCGTGCGCAACGTCGCGACGCTGCGCTTCGACAAACGGTATCTTGGTGGGAGTCTGTCAGCGAGCGTGCCGGAGGTGCAGTTGACCTTCGAGCTGTTGGCCGAGGACGTGGCGGCGTGGGTCCACAGTCTTGCTGCCGACCGTCGCTTCACGCGCGTCATCGTGGCGGGGCACAGCGAGGGGGCCCTACTTGGACTTCTCGCCATGCGACAGTCGCCCGGCGCCGCCTACGTCTCGCTCGCCGGTTTCGCGCGTCCGGCCTACGAGGGACTGCATGACCAGTTGGCTGCGGCTTTGCCGGCGCCACTGCTTACCCAATCAGACCGCATTCTGGAGCGCCTGAAACGCGGTCAGCGCACCGATTCAGTACCGCCGGGGCTCGCGTCCGTATTCCGGCCGAGCGTGCAGCCGTACATGATCTCGTGGTTCAAATACTCGGGCCGAGAGGAGATCGCGCGTCTCACCAAGCCGTGCCTGATTGTTCAGGGTGATCGCGACCTCCAGGTTGCGCCGACCGAGGCAGACCTGTTGCTGGAAGCGAACCCGCGCTGCGCGGTTTTGCGGATAGCGGACATGAATCACGTACTCAAGGAGACGACGGCCGGTGATCCGTCAGGGCAGCTCCCGACGTACAGAGCGCCAGACCCACGGTTGGCGCCAAGACTTGTGGACGCGATCGCCGCATTCGCCAAGGCCGGGGCGCCATAGGTTGCTAGCCAATCCGAGTGGCGACGGGCGGTGGATCCTATCGGGAGTTGCGCGTCTGGCGTAGATTTCAGGGAAACAGGTCTCCCTCTATGTCACACAACGAACTCCTGGCGCGCATCACCATTCGTCCCGAGCAGTGTGGGGGCCGCCCCTGCATTCGCGGGATGCGCATGCGCGTGATCGACGTACTGGAACTTTTGGCGGCTGGCGAGTCGCAGGCGCAGATCCTGGAGGACTACCCGTACCTGGAGGCGGACGATATCGCAGCGTGTCTGTTGTACGCTGCACGTCGTCTGAATCACCCCAACGTCGCGGCATAGGGCGTGCCGGTAGAACCCGGTGCGAGCTCCGCAAAGGTCCAGGTTTGGGTGGATGCGCAGTTGCCTCCTGCGCTGGCCCGCTGGTTGAGCGACACGCATGGTGTCGCAGCGAGGCACGTCGAGGATGTGGAGCAGCTCTCGGCAGAGGATTCAGAGATCTTCGCGGCGGCGCGCGCCGTGGAAGCGAGCGTGGTTGTGACGAAGGACGAGGACTTTGTGCTCTTGGTGGAGCGATTCGGCCCTCCGCCTCAGATTGTCTGGGTCACCTGTGGGAACATCCGAAACGCAGAACTTCGCGACCTGGTACTCGGTGCGTGGCCACGCGTCGCGGAATTGCTAGCGAGCGGCGAGCCGTTGGTTGAGATAGGTCGTCGTGTCTAACGCGCGCTAGGCGGCCAACCTCGGAGGTCCGATGCAAGTCCGTCGAGTGCTCAGGGGAGTCACGACGTCCACCCTCTCACTCGCGATCGCCAGGCACGCTCCCGAGGGCCGCCTCCTCCAATCGTCGGACGAGCCGCGGCCACCGGCCGCTCAGTGGGTGATCGCTGCCGCCGGGCCGGCTACCGCTGTCGCATTGCCTTCAGATTTCGCGAAAGAGCTTTCCGTTCGACTGCTGGTATCTGTCAACCAGAACGAGAGGATGTGTTCATGAAGTGCCTCGCCTTGATTCTCGGACTTGTCTCGTGCGTGCCGTTCCAAGCCGGCGCCCAAGGCCGCGCGGACACCGCTCGTCGCATCGTCATTCCCCTCGAGCGTGCTGTCGATGATCAACCGACCGGGGCCCTCAGCGGACAAACCAACATCTTCTTCTCGCCAGTGTCCGAAGCGGCTGTCGATTCGGTGCTCATGGCCAAGGAATGGATGCGACCGGAGATCGCGGACGTCATTGATCAAGCTGGAGTGCAGAAAGTTCCGTGTTCTCCGCTACACCATTGAAGGTGATACCACACGTCGATACGTGCTCGACACGGCAGGCACACTGGATTTCACGAATGGCCTACCTCTCACGTTCGAACGTATCGGTGAGGTGATGGTCGCCAGGGCGTCAGTACGCGTTCGCGCTGCAAGTGGACAGGAAGTCACGGTGCCCATCCAGGTGATGTACGCTGGCAAGTACACATACGCACGCATTACGGAAATGCGGACTGGTTACGCCGAGATTGGCAATCGCAAATACGCGGTTCGGGTTCAGCCGCGAAGCCGAGGTCATCCGTTTTATGCCAACACCATTGGAACACGGTTTCTGATCGACCTCGACTCCGACGGGGTTTTCTCGACGGCTACATCCCGGCTGGTCAATGGACGACCCGTTGCCTCGGAAGAAGCTGAACCCGAGACTCCTTTCGCTTTGTCCGGCGTGTACTACGACATCGAGTCCATCGACCCGCTGGGCAGCATGCTGGTTCTTCGACCAACGACAAGCACCACGGCCGTCGCAGCAGGATTCAAGCCGCCGCAGTTTGTAGCGCTCGATCTGACTGGCCGTACGGTCACACTTTCGAATAGCCAGCAGAAGCCCATCCTGCTGGAGTTCTGGTCTACCGAATGCCCCTATTCGGAGGCGATTCGGGAGTCGCTCAACGCGCTCTATTCAAGCCGGAGCGAAGAGTTTGCGTGGATCGCCATGTCGCGAGAAACGAGTGGGGCGACAGTGGGAGAGTTCCTGCGAAGCAAGCCTCGGCTGGCTCAAGTGGTGTTGGCCGACACGGCGACGTGGAAACGATTCAATCCAAAGCCGATAACCCCGCTTTTTGTCTTGCTGGACTCGCAGGGAACGATCGCGTATGTCACATCGGGCGCTGACGCCTTGCCGGCGATCGTCGCAAAGTTGAATGAACTTCGCGTGGCCCGCCGGTAGCTCACTGCGGCATATCGCCATGCATCGTCACTCCAGTTTCTTCTCGCCAATGTCCCCTCTCGCCCGCGTTGCTCTTGCCGTCCTGCTGTGCTGCAGCGTGCCAGCCCGTCCGGCGCTCGCTCAAGCAACGCTGCCGCGCTCGGCCACTGGGCAGTTCCTGTCCGACTGGGTCGACGCGGTCAACGCTGGGGATAGCGCGACCTTTGAACGGCTCAGGCTGAGGGCGCCAGGTGTGCTGCTGCCGAAGCCAGCAACTGGCACGGCAGGCAGTGGACTTGTCCTTGAGCGCGTCCTCGCGAGTGACGAACGCCATGTTGAAGCCGTGCTCCGTGGTGGCGAGCCGGCGAGCCAGCGATTGGTGGTGCTCACCACCCCGAAGGGTGATGCGTCTCGCATCGCGAGTTTTGTGCTGGTGACCATCCCGTCGGGTCGGCCACTCGACGAGTTGCTGGTGTCACCCGAGCAAAAGCAGCGGGTGCTCGATGGCGCATCGCGCGCGCTGCGCGAGCATCATGTCTTGGCGGAAGTCGGCTCCATGGTCGCGGATACGATTCAGTCGCGCGCGGAGCGCGGAGCGTACCGGAGCAGCGCAGCCGGTCGCTACTTGGCCGAACTGCTGACCACGGAGCTCCGCGAAATCAGCAGCGACCGGCATCTGGGGGTGGACTCCAGCGTCCCGAAGCTCCCAGTGGACTTTGCTGCGCCGCCGTGAAGACAAGGATGCGACTGACAACAATGATTGCGCGGGGAGTCAGGTAGGGCCGTGGACATCTGGTCTGACGAAAGCGTGCAGGGGCGCATCGCAGATTCGGTGCCGGTGTTCGTCCTGACGTCTCGCCGCACCTTCTCGGCGGGCGAAGCGTTCGCGTATCAGCTGCAGATGCTGAAACGGGCAACCATTGTCGGTGAGGTCACTGGCGGAGGAGCGCGCCCTTCTCGTCCCCGTCGGCTCGACGATCACTTCGCCATCAACGTGCCCTATGCCCGAATGATCAATCCTGTCTCCGGTACCGACTGGGAGGGGGTTGGCGTGCAGCCGGATGTGCGGGTATCAGAGGGAGACGCGTTGGACACGGCACGTCGCCTGGCGGCGGCACGCCTCGCACAACGCCGCTAGGCCGCGCGTGAGGTCCTGGCTCAATGGCCTTACGTTGCTTTCGACAGGCTTTCACGGATTGCTCCGTGCCTGCGCTGCTGACCGGTAGGGCCTTGTTGCAGGCTCCGGCAAATGAGCGTATGCTTTTGGTGCGAAAGCCTCCCATTTCCTTGTGTTCTTGAGCCATCCCACATGCCTTCGTCTGCAGTGTTCCGTACCGTATGGGTCGCCAGTCTTGCATCGTTGACCTTTGTCGGCGCCGCCTATTCGCAGCCGATAAAGCCGTCGGTGGTGATCACGAGCGCAAGCGGCAACGTCGTCGAGGTGATTGGCCTGCGCCGCTGGACGGTGCAGATGATCCAGGATTCGCTCGATCGCTACTCTCCCGGTGATTCGATCACGAAGCACAACTGTGCCGTGGTCATGCGCTACAAGCTGGGCTTCGCTGACGCCTCCGCCATCACCCTTTCGGGATACAACACAGGCACGCGCATGGTACTCGTTGTGCGCGAGCCGCAGGACTCCGGGCTCGTGCAGTATCGGGATCTGCCGCTGGATTCGACGCCCGTGCATCCCCGCTGGGGAACGGCAGTGCAGCAGCTGCGCCGTGTGCCCATGACCCTGAACTGGATCGCGCGTCGGTGGCAGGGCGATTCTCTGTCGTATGTCGACGCCGCTGAGCGCAGGCAGACCGACTCGATCATTCAGGCCCTGCGCCCATTCGTTACCGAAGGCGATCGCGTGGAAGCGCTGCGCGTGCTGCAGACGGATCGCAATATGGCGTCACGTGCGGTCGCCGCTCTGCTCCTCATTCCGCACCTGCAGCGAGACGACAGCTGGCTCGCGCTGTTGGAGACCGCACGGGAGAGCGACGGCTGGGCCAAGGGCGCGGCGTTCTCCGTATTGCGCAGTCAGGAGTCACGCGCGAGTCCGGTGAACTGGACGCCAGTTGCGCCGACACTACGCATGCTGCTCAATGGCAGCGCCAACGCGTTTGAGTACGCGGCCATTCTCAACCGAACGGGAGTACAGCCATCCGACGCCCCCATGCTGCTCGCCGGGGGCGGTGAGATGCTGATCGCTTTCGCTACATCCCAGACCCCGATGTTGGCACAGGAGAGCCGGAGGCTGTAGATTACGCTTCGCGGAGAGGATTTGGGTGACGCCCCGGCAGCGTGGCAGGAGTGGGTGGCGACGCTGCGCCCCTGATTGGGCGGCAATAGCATGGGGCGGTTCACCGGGGTAAAGATTCTTCGCGTGATTGCTTGTACTCGCTCGTTCAGCGACGGAAGCTCGCACGGGCCGCAGTTCAAACTTGATGTCGGAGCGTTTGTGAGGTGCACGAAGGCTGTTGTACTGGTCCTTTCGCTACTTGCGGCCCCTGGATTGTTGGGCGCGCAGCGCGTGGAAGACGTGACCTTTTCAAGTCACGGCGTATCGCTTTCGGGCTCGATTGCCTGGCCGGTCGACAAGCCGGCTATTGCAGCGGTGGTCTTCATCCACGGATCCGGCCCGCAAACCCGCAATCTCGCTCTTGCCAAACGGTTCGCAGATCGTGGCATCGCGGCGTTGGTTTACGACAAACGTGGCGTCGGGAAGTCTGGTGGCATGTACGAAGGGAATCAGAGCGTCACGGGCATGAACATCGCCTTGCTCGCGGACGATGCCGCTGCGGCGCTGGATTTCCTTGCGGGTCAATCAGCACTCGGCGGTGCCCCAGTCGGCTTCTCTGGCATATCGCAGGCAGGCTGGATTGCCCCACTGGCGGCGACAAAATCCGGACATGCGCGGTTCTTGCTGCTCTGGAGCGCACCGGTCTGCAAGGTGAGCGAGGAGGACATCTACAGCAAATTCACGGGAGACACCGACGGTCCCGATCGTCCCCTGTATGCCACCGCTCTCGCTTCCCGCACTGAGGCGTATGTTTGGCCCGACTTCCTGGGCAGGGATACGGACCCAGCCGAAGATCTTGCCCAGCTGAAGATCCCCGGGTTCTGGATCTTTGGTGGACGCGACGGGAGCATTCCGGTGGATCTGTCGGTGAAAAGGTTGGGCGAGCTCCGCGCAGCCGGACATCGCTTTGAACACACGGTGTTTCCCGAGCAGGGGCATAACAACATGACTGCTACATTCGATGCGGCGGTCGAGTGGCTCAGCAAGGTGGCAACGGTACGCGGATCGCAACCGCACAGCGCGAAGGCGAAGCGATGACCAACGATACTCAGGGCTCATCCTCTTCCTGGAGATGGCGGCGGCTCTTCATCTTGTGGACGCGGACATACGGCTGCTGATGGCTGGCCGCTGGCGGGGAGTGTAACTTTCGAGTTGGCAATCACGTGCGAGGTGTCCGATGGGCCAAACCGGTGAGCTGATGGAGCGCATTACCGTCAACCCCGACCAGTGCGGGGGGCGTCCGTGCGTACGTGGCATGCGCATCCGCGTCAGCGACGTGCTCGAACTTCTGGCCGCCGGCCTGAGCGCTGGTGAGGTAGTCGAGGAACTGCCGGACCTCGAGCTGGCCGACGTTGCAGCCTGCCTTCGCTTTGCCAGCCGGCGCTTGGCGCACCCGACGTTGGCCGCGTAGGCGTCGCGGGGAAGGGACCCATGCCCGTCTGGGCGGTCCAAAGTGCGCCCGGCGCCCTGAACAACATTCTCTAGCGGGCAGGGATGAATTCATGAAGCCATTGACCGTGCAGTCATCGAGCGCGCTTCTGCTGTTTACGCTTTTGCACGCGTGCACCGGCACCACCGAGCGTTCTCCGGTCGGCGTAACCACCCGCGACAGCACTGGCGTCTCCATCGTGGAGCACTCCGCTGCGCACATGGCGAGCCTTCCTGAGTGGACGCTCGATACCATACCGCTGCAGGAACTGCGGGGCGATCAAACCGACGCGCAGTTTGCGCGCGTGCTGGACGCGGAGCAGCGCTCAGACGGCGGCTTCTACGTGGCCGACCAGCAGCACCGGGATATCCGAGCGTATTCGGCGAACGGGGCGTTCGAGCGGGTGGTAAGCCGAGCGGGCCGCGGTCCCGGTGAGGTGGGGTACGTGAGTCGGCTGCAGCTGCTGGTCGGAGACTCACTGGCGTTCGTCGATGCCAACAATCGGCGCGTGTCGGTCTTCGGGCCAGATGGGCAGTTCGCGCGCCAGGTCACGTTCCCTCGCTTCGAAGATGGTTCGTCCGTACGCATCACCATGCAATTGACGGACGGGCGCTTGCTCGGTTCCCTGCGCCTGCCTTTCAAGGAGGCAGCGGAGAATCGCGATTCGGTGTATCGGACGCCGTTTGCTGTGGTGGCGTACCGTGTTCGGCTTTCGAACCCTGCGGACACCGCCGCGCCGCTGGTGGATGTCGATACCATCGCGGTGGTGCCGGATGGCGAGAACTATCGCGCCAACACCACGATGGACGGAGAGACCTGGGCCGATGAGTATCCCCTTCGCTTCGGCCGCGGTACCGCCATGGCATCCGATGGGCGCCGGGTGTTTCTGGCCACCAACGAGACGGCGGAGATCGTGGAGTACGGGCCTCAGGGCATGGTGCGTCGCATTCGGAGCGCACGCACGCCACGTGCTGTCACGGCCGAGGACCGAAATCGCCTGCAGACCGACGTGCTGAATGAGGTGGAGAAGAGCGGGCGTCCTGCGGCGGCCAAGGTCGACGCCAAGCGTATGATCGAGGGCTGGCGGTATGCGGCCGTGCATGCTTTCATCGATCGGCTGCTGGTGGGCACCGACGGCAGCATCTGGGCAGAAGACCCGTGGGTGCTTGAAGATGACCCGC
Encoded here:
- a CDS encoding alpha/beta hydrolase family protein, whose product is MEDVTFSSHGVSLSGSIAWPVDKPAIAAVVFIHGSGPQTRNLALAKRFADRGIAALVYDKRGVGKSGGMYEGNQSVTGMNIALLADDAAAALDFLAGQSALGGAPVGFSGISQAGWIAPLAATKSGHARFLLLWSAPVCKVSEEDIYSKFTGDTDGPDRPLYATALASRTEAYVWPDFLGRDTDPAEDLAQLKIPGFWIFGGRDGSIPVDLSVKRLGELRAAGHRFEHTVFPEQGHNNMTATFDAAVEWLSKVATVRGSQPHSAKAKR
- a CDS encoding DUF5615 family PIN-like protein; protein product: MDAQLPPALARWLSDTHGVAARHVEDVEQLSAEDSEIFAAARAVEASVVVTKDEDFVLLVERFGPPPQIVWVTCGNIRNAELRDLVLGAWPRVAELLASGEPLVEIGRRV
- a CDS encoding DUF433 domain-containing protein codes for the protein MSHNELLARITIRPEQCGGRPCIRGMRMRVIDVLELLAAGESQAQILEDYPYLEADDIAACLLYAARRLNHPNVAA
- a CDS encoding S41 family peptidase, whose product is MDIWSDESVQGRIADSVPVFVLTSRRTFSAGEAFAYQLQMLKRATIVGEVTGGGARPSRPRRLDDHFAINVPYARMINPVSGTDWEGVGVQPDVRVSEGDALDTARRLAAARLAQRR
- a CDS encoding alpha/beta hydrolase family protein — encoded protein: MLASTAQSLLAQSTFAPVAEAVTVPRAPGHLEGTLLVPRTSTPVPVVLLIAGSGATDRDGNGPGYAPGTLRQLAESLAVRNVATLRFDKRYLGGSLSASVPEVQLTFELLAEDVAAWVHSLAADRRFTRVIVAGHSEGALLGLLAMRQSPGAAYVSLAGFARPAYEGLHDQLAAALPAPLLTQSDRILERLKRGQRTDSVPPGLASVFRPSVQPYMISWFKYSGREEIARLTKPCLIVQGDRDLQVAPTEADLLLEANPRCAVLRIADMNHVLKETTAGDPSGQLPTYRAPDPRLAPRLVDAIAAFAKAGAP
- a CDS encoding TlpA family protein disulfide reductase, which encodes MLDTAGTLDFTNGLPLTFERIGEVMVARASVRVRAASGQEVTVPIQVMYAGKYTYARITEMRTGYAEIGNRKYAVRVQPRSRGHPFYANTIGTRFLIDLDSDGVFSTATSRLVNGRPVASEEAEPETPFALSGVYYDIESIDPLGSMLVLRPTTSTTAVAAGFKPPQFVALDLTGRTVTLSNSQQKPILLEFWSTECPYSEAIRESLNALYSSRSEEFAWIAMSRETSGATVGEFLRSKPRLAQVVLADTATWKRFNPKPITPLFVLLDSQGTIAYVTSGADALPAIVAKLNELRVARR
- a CDS encoding toll/interleukin-1 receptor domain-containing protein, yielding MRYDLFICHASEDKSTIARALAESLVAQDLAVWYDEYSLLIGDSIRQAIDRGLSESRFGVVILSPAFFAKRWTQYELDGIVNREMIAPTSVLLPVWHNVTADIVAAYSPSLAGRVGADTSNGVSAVVDEILKVVRPRASPLVVAREELVRRGVTPPTIANEFWLDVVEAANRVPATGAAVPDESTWGRWSFPLPGVDGTPEQRGFRLAWTAMQLAWTTDADHTPIELCTRPEEIWSFLNRNAGLLEVCKKFPELVAEYAPQATIRNFGGPLESLFDEAARMSPHDADSAELWCLRSPTFLGLSPSRVAYAYFSGGIFGPEVRLHEGADYLFWLLSQSSKWLPENIHQVLLLGMSQIKHVWLWHGWGSGDGEAWEHQGAFAEQLYAAEESARTNFSWTEKTRSDVRGRSQRAIERLGLDSTPDELTNRFIDAGVAAISLRFSAERMASGRARLVE
- a CDS encoding DUF433 domain-containing protein, coding for MGQTGELMERITVNPDQCGGRPCVRGMRIRVSDVLELLAAGLSAGEVVEELPDLELADVAACLRFASRRLAHPTLAA